CCGGGTCGGGTAGCGGATGGCGGTCTCGTCCCGGGGCTCGGCCCCGCCGGGAGAGGCGGCCAGCGGATGATGGACGGTGCCGGGGATGAACGGTTCGAACATGCTGCTCCCTAGGCAGTGGTCCGTGCGGAGACGTCGGGCACCGCGGCCAGGAGCCGCTGGCGGCTGACGGTGAGATCCGCCAGGTGATCGAGGGAGTCGGTGGTGTAGCCGCCACTGCCCAGCGAGCCGGGCGGGCGGATGTTCATGTTGGCCTTGGCCAGACGCAGGTGGGGCAGCCGGAAGCGCAGCACCTCGTGCATCAGCCCGCGCAGTGCCCGGATGGCGTTCATCACCCGGGTGTCCGCGCCACCTGCGCGCCCCGCGTCCTCGACGAGGCGGGGCAGCAACGGACGGTGGCGGCCGGCGGCGGAACCGATGGCTCGGTAGGACGCCGGGAGATAGCCGATGTTCTCGGCGAGATAGCCCTCGTACCACTCCTCCAGAGGTTCGCCCGGTTCCGGGCGGAGCAGGATGATGTCGACCAGCATCGGTGTCATCTGGGCGCCTCCTGGAGCGAAGAGCACCTCGCCCCCGACGGTCATCGGGGGAAAGTAGGGGCGCAGCTCGTAGGAGAAGCATTCCGGTGTGACTTCGCGCTTGACCTGAAGCAGGGCATGCGCGAAGGTCTCGAAGCCTTCGGTGGCGGTGTCCAGCAGGGCAGGCAG
The nucleotide sequence above comes from Streptomyces sp. NBC_01116. Encoded proteins:
- a CDS encoding monodechloroaminopyrrolnitrin synthase PrnB family protein; the encoded protein is MSLAMHMRTLDQHVAALDPLGTAPDIFRLPMLNRGAATDEIARLGRLWLSRVGEAVHDIPTASAALRDLGFALASLERHGVDYRTLEGAEETLLKLGGIADEVPRDSVYTYALRNPEQGTRSFSEIPEEALFIREVRRAGIALRPAIDALVEALPLAADDPELPALLDTATEGFETFAHALLQVKREVTPECFSYELRPYFPPMTVGGEVLFAPGGAQMTPMLVDIILLRPEPGEPLEEWYEGYLAENIGYLPASYRAIGSAAGRHRPLLPRLVEDAGRAGGADTRVMNAIRALRGLMHEVLRFRLPHLRLAKANMNIRPPGSLGSGGYTTDSLDHLADLTVSRQRLLAAVPDVSARTTA